A window of the Oryza brachyantha chromosome 5, ObraRS2, whole genome shotgun sequence genome harbors these coding sequences:
- the LOC102704149 gene encoding uncharacterized protein LOC102704149 — translation MSSGEQAAVESGGCQHHQERQAATESAKKLWRVTRAVYLVLVKGLGKHQPKLAALGVHLHQMMSSRGHGGGRHHQNGHGLDDLREHPALLTYLSSTMSCRSMDPAAAVHPYPRGGRGAHGAGAGSGRRRRSSSASGSASGLSSISCRSMDPSAAVSQYQYRPREVEFSCSSTPLHKRRRAQRRSQLRLQNGAGAGLGHDRSAAETYGSAATVSRLFELMDVKEEAAAEVTDIDDEDGGVVALPAVVLPAPRQVRITDSPFPAWEEGGGDDDDDEGRLGVVDRRADEFIMWFHEELRMQQQRAAAKERSTYFLVR, via the coding sequence ATGAGCAGTGGCGAGCAGGCGGCAGTGGAGTCCGGTGGTTGCCAGCATCATCAGGAGAGGCAGGCGGCGACCGAGAGCGCCAAGAAGCTGTGGCGGGTGACGCGCGCCGTCTATCTCGTCCTCGTCAAGGGGCTCGGCAAGCACCAGCCCAAGCTCGCCGCGCTCGGCGTCCACCTGCACCAGATGATGTCCTCCAGGGGGCATGGCGGTGGTCGCCATCATCAAAACGGCCATGGCCTTGACGACCTCCGGGAGCACCCGGCGTTGCTGACGTACCTGTCGTCGACGATGTCGTGCAGGTCCATGgacccggccgccgcggtgcaCCCGTacccgcgcggcggccgcggcgcgcacggcgccggcgccggttctggccgccgccgccgcagcagcagcgcgtCGGGGAGCGCCTCCGGCCTGTCCTCGATCTCGTGCCGGTCCATGgacccctccgccgccgtgtcgcAGTACCAGTACCGTCCCCGCGAGGTCGAGTTCAGCTGCAGCAGCACGCCGCTGCacaagcgccgccgcgcgcagcGCCGCAGCCAGCTGCGCCTGCAGAAcggcgcgggggcggggcTGGGGCACGACCGTTCCGCCGCGGAGACGTACGGCTCGGCCGCCACGGTGTCAAGGCTGTTCGAGCTGATGGACGTGAAGGAggaagccgccgccgaggtGACGGAcatcgacgacgaggacggcggcgtggtCGCCTTGCCGGCGGTGGtgctgccggcgccgcggcaGGTGCGGATCACGGACTCGCCGTTCCCGGCgtgggaggagggcggcggcgacgacgacgacgacgaggggaGGCTCGGCGTGGTGGACAGGCGCGCCGACGAGTTCATCATGTGGTTCCACGAGGAGTTgcgcatgcagcagcagcgcgccgccgccaaggagCGCAGCACGTACTTCTTGGTTAGATAA